One region of Pseudomonas sp. ABC1 genomic DNA includes:
- a CDS encoding DMT family transporter, with the protein MRNLSLRADILMLITAMIWGTAFVAQRIGMDNLGPFMFTGLRFALGALVLLPLLLRQRHQAQAHAPLLNRGLLFGGVAMGLALTLGINLQQVGLLFTSVTNSGFITGLYVVVVPILGIFIGQRTGLGTWLGALLAVGGMALLSIGEGFTVASGDWIQLAGAFVWGIHVLLVSFFVSRYDAIRLAFLQFATCAVVSLLLGLLLEQTTLENIRLAAPALLYGGLFAVGVGYTLQVVAQKHAIASHAAIILSLEAVFAAIAGALFLDESLHLRGYLGCVLMLAGMLIAQLWPIKPQAKVGTSLQQP; encoded by the coding sequence ATGCGCAACCTGAGCCTACGCGCCGATATTCTGATGCTGATCACCGCGATGATCTGGGGTACGGCCTTCGTCGCCCAGCGCATCGGCATGGACAACCTCGGCCCCTTCATGTTCACCGGCCTGCGCTTCGCCCTCGGCGCCCTGGTCCTGCTGCCATTGCTACTGCGCCAGCGCCACCAGGCGCAAGCACACGCGCCCCTGCTCAACCGGGGTTTGCTGTTCGGGGGTGTCGCCATGGGCCTGGCGCTGACGCTCGGCATCAACCTGCAACAGGTCGGCCTGCTGTTCACCTCGGTCACCAACTCCGGCTTCATCACCGGCCTGTATGTGGTCGTGGTGCCGATCCTCGGTATCTTCATCGGCCAGCGCACCGGGCTGGGCACCTGGCTTGGAGCGCTCCTGGCCGTTGGCGGCATGGCGCTGCTGAGTATCGGGGAAGGCTTCACCGTGGCTTCGGGTGACTGGATCCAGTTGGCGGGAGCTTTTGTCTGGGGTATCCACGTCCTGTTGGTCAGCTTCTTCGTCAGCCGCTACGACGCCATCCGCCTGGCCTTCCTGCAATTCGCCACCTGCGCCGTGGTCAGCCTGCTGCTGGGACTCTTGCTGGAGCAGACCACCCTGGAGAATATCCGCCTGGCGGCACCGGCCCTGCTCTATGGCGGGCTGTTCGCGGTCGGTGTCGGCTACACGTTGCAAGTGGTCGCGCAGAAGCATGCAATTGCCTCGCATGCCGCCATCATCCTGTCGCTGGAAGCCGTTTTCGCAGCCATCGCCGGCGCCCTGTTCCTGGATGAAAGCCTGCACCTGCGCGGCTACCTGGGCTGCGTGCTGATGCTCGCCGGGATGCTGATCGCCCAGTTGTGGCCCATCAAGCCACAGGCCAAGGTGGGCACGAGCCTGCAACAGCCGTAA